The following is a genomic window from Thermodesulfovibrionales bacterium.
GGGGAGATACGATTTTCTTCTGCAGACGTTCCTCAAGGAAGTTCCGGAGGACCTCCTCGTCTCGATGAGGGGCCATGCGGATCTGTCGGGGGACAAGAATCACTTTTCGGCCGGCGCTGTCGTCAATCAGTTGAACGTGACGCTTTTCGGCTACAGCTTTTCGAGCGATTCCGAGATACGGCTCGAGGTGAAGGACAAGAAGGTGATCTTCCCCGGCATGAATCTGCGGGGCGGCACCACCGCCTTCAAGGTGCGGGGCAGCATCGAGGCGAACAAGGGGTACGATCTCGTCATGGAAGGCAGTTCGGACCTTGCGCCGTTGAAGGGCTTTTCGAAGAAGATCGAGACGATTAAGGGAGATGTTGCTTTTGATCTTTCCGTCAGGGGGGCATGGGATAATCCGAGGGTGAACGGAACCGTGACAGTTTCGGACGGTCTCATCGGCATACGAGGGATGCCCTACCAGGTCAGTTCCATTAACTGCTCTCTCACGATGAGTGAAGACAGGGTTGTCATAGAGAAGTTTTCGGGAAGGGCAGGCGGCGGTGATATCAGTCTATCGGGTATCGCCTACATCCAGGCCTTGAAAATAAAGAGATTCTATATTGATTCGGTGCTGAGCAACGTCAGGCTCGATATCTCAAAGGATTTTCCGGCGAATTTCAGCGGGACCCTTCTCTATAGGGGGACCGTGGATTCGCAGTCGCTGAGCGGGGATATCAAAGTCAATCACGCCCTTTACAGGGAGCGAGTGGACTGGCAAAGCTGGCTGCTCAAGGCCAAAGCGAAAGAAAGACCGAGGGGCGAGATCGGAGCTTTTGAAAAGACGAGTCTCAACATAAGGATACAGAGTACCGACAATGTCGTGCTCGACAACAATATCGCGAGGGCAACCCTGAGTCTCGACCTGCTCCTGAGAGGGAACATCGCACAACCGGTCATCTTCGGGCGCGTCGAGATGCTGACCGGCACCGTTTACTTCAGGAACAACGAGTTCAAGATACTCAGCGCGAGAGCCGATTTCTCCGACCCGAAGAGGATCAATCCTGTGATGAATATCGTGGCAGAGACATCTATACAGGGGTATACGATACGGTTGA
Proteins encoded in this region:
- a CDS encoding translocation/assembly module TamB domain-containing protein — protein: GRYDFLLQTFLKEVPEDLLVSMRGHADLSGDKNHFSAGAVVNQLNVTLFGYSFSSDSEIRLEVKDKKVIFPGMNLRGGTTAFKVRGSIEANKGYDLVMEGSSDLAPLKGFSKKIETIKGDVAFDLSVRGAWDNPRVNGTVTVSDGLIGIRGMPYQVSSINCSLTMSEDRVVIEKFSGRAGGGDISLSGIAYIQALKIKRFYIDSVLSNVRLDISKDFPANFSGTLLYRGTVDSQSLSGDIKVNHALYRERVDWQSWLLKAKAKERPRGEIGAFEKTSLNIRIQSTDNVVLDNNIARATLSLDLLLRGNIAQPVIFGRVEMLTGTVYFRNNEFKILSARADFSDPKRINPVMNIVAETSIQGYTIRLNLEGQFDHFDLSLTSNPSLEETEILSLLTVGTLQKESKGIQGGIGVSAATTFLSGQFQDVAQERIRSITGIDRVNVEQYTSQITGKTEPRVTATKRLGDRVSVAYSTALGSASSYIIKVEYDVTNNVSLIGLRDEAGGLGGGIKFRFGFK